A window from Psychrobium sp. MM17-31 encodes these proteins:
- the murF gene encoding UDP-N-acetylmuramoyl-tripeptide--D-alanyl-D-alanine ligase: MISLSLSYIAQTLGWRLIGEDQPLASLSTDSRQVDKGDCFIALYGDNFDAHAFIDQVIAAGATSLIVSKVQQDCPVPQLVVEDTRLALAQLAALNKSLADVKTIAITGSCGKTTVKEMISAILSLKGEVLATLGNFNNEIGAPLTLLRLAREHQYAVIELGANHIGEIDFTSGLTKPDVSVITNIGAAHLEGFGSIDGVVTAKSEIYNHLATNGTAIFDADIQYADKWRAKNSDKRVACFSDQSALNNQDDVWATEINVLANGCAEFVLNTQTDRQQITLSVPGLHNVKNALAAAAATIAVGASLNDIAIGLASMANVKGRLNVNVISPQLSVIDDTYNANANSIKAAIEVLANTQGRKILVLGEMGELGDYAVECHQSLGPVIEKNNIDCLMTIGALSQHYGHQYSGQHQHFDNKEALYQALEQDIVSQENQRITVLVKGSRSATMETVVEFIKNNKNIGVPAQC; encoded by the coding sequence ATGATTTCACTCTCCCTTTCATACATAGCACAGACACTAGGTTGGCGCCTGATAGGCGAAGATCAACCCCTAGCGTCTTTGTCTACAGATTCACGCCAAGTCGATAAGGGCGATTGTTTTATCGCGCTTTACGGCGATAACTTTGATGCTCATGCCTTCATCGATCAAGTCATTGCGGCTGGCGCAACCTCGCTGATTGTCAGTAAAGTACAACAAGATTGCCCTGTACCTCAGCTCGTGGTTGAAGATACCAGATTAGCACTCGCCCAATTAGCAGCGCTGAACAAATCGTTAGCCGATGTTAAAACTATCGCAATAACAGGCAGTTGTGGCAAAACTACAGTTAAAGAAATGATCAGCGCTATTTTGTCGTTAAAAGGCGAAGTGCTGGCAACACTGGGTAATTTCAACAACGAAATCGGCGCGCCGCTAACGCTGCTTCGATTAGCGCGCGAGCATCAATATGCAGTGATTGAACTTGGTGCTAATCACATTGGTGAGATCGATTTTACCAGCGGTTTAACTAAACCTGATGTCAGTGTAATTACCAATATTGGTGCCGCCCACCTTGAAGGTTTTGGCTCTATCGATGGTGTGGTGACCGCAAAAAGCGAGATTTACAATCATTTAGCGACCAATGGCACTGCGATCTTCGATGCTGATATTCAATACGCCGATAAGTGGCGAGCGAAAAACAGCGATAAACGCGTTGCTTGTTTTAGTGACCAAAGCGCGCTTAATAACCAAGATGATGTATGGGCAACAGAGATTAATGTATTAGCTAATGGCTGCGCGGAGTTTGTGTTAAACACGCAGACTGACCGTCAGCAGATCACTCTGTCAGTTCCTGGCTTACACAATGTAAAAAACGCTTTGGCAGCAGCGGCAGCGACTATTGCCGTCGGCGCTAGTCTTAATGATATCGCGATTGGCTTGGCGTCAATGGCCAATGTTAAAGGCCGATTAAACGTAAATGTGATATCGCCACAATTATCTGTGATCGATGATACGTATAATGCCAACGCAAACTCTATTAAGGCTGCAATTGAAGTATTGGCAAACACTCAAGGACGTAAGATTCTTGTGTTAGGAGAAATGGGCGAGCTAGGTGATTATGCCGTTGAATGCCATCAGTCACTCGGCCCAGTGATTGAAAAAAATAACATCGATTGCTTGATGACGATTGGCGCGCTAAGCCAGCATTATGGCCACCAATACAGTGGTCAGCATCAGCATTTTGATAATAAAGAGGCGCTCTATCAAGCGCTTGAACAAGATATTGTAAGCCAAGAAAACCAGCGCATTACCGTGTTGGTGAAGGGATCGCGCAGTGCCACGATGGAAACCGTGGTGGAGTTTATTAAGAATAATAAAAATATTGGAGTACCAGCGCAATGCTAG